A single genomic interval of Notolabrus celidotus isolate fNotCel1 chromosome 13, fNotCel1.pri, whole genome shotgun sequence harbors:
- the thbs1b gene encoding thrombospondin-1: MKLTGIFLLLMLWTCESARVAESRDDNSVYDLFELVQVPKKNHGVTLVKGDDPYSPAYKILNPDLIPPVPDSAFRDLIDSIHAERGFLLLLNFKQSRRTRGSLLTVEKQDGSGPVFEIVSNGKANTLDIVFSTENKQQVVSVEDVDLATGHWKNITLFVQEDRAQLYAGCEEVNTAELDAPIQSILTPETPASARLRIGKGAVKDRFMGVLQNVRFVFGTTLDAILRNKGCQNTITTESMILENLNGSSAIRTEYTGHKTKDLQMVCGFSCDDLVSMFKELKTLGVVVKDLAVKLRQLTDENKLINNRIGIHSGVCIHNGIVHKNREEWTIDDCTKCTCQNSATVCRKISCPLMSCSNATVPDGECCPTCGTLSDSAEGGWSLWSEWTHCSVSCGRGIQQRGRSCDRINNNCEGTSVQTRDCYLQECDKRFKQDGNWSHWSPWSSCSVTCGAGVITRIRLCNSPTPQFGGKECVGEGRQTEKCQKSPCPINGNWGPWSPWDSCSLTCGGGAQIRKRLCNDPAPKYDGKECIGDAKESQACNKETCPIDGCLSNPCFAGAKCTSFPDGSWKCGKCPAGYTGNGIKCKDVDECKEVPNACFEFNGVHRCENTNPGYNCLPCPPRYSGPQPFGRGVEQAAANKQVCTPRNPCLDGSHDCNKNARCNYLGHFADPMYRCECKPGYAGNGHICGEDTDLDGWPNADLVCVENATYHCKKDNCPNLPNSGQEDYDKDGIGDACDSDDDNDGIPDDRDNCPFVFNPRQYDYDRDDVGDRCDNCPYNSNPDQTDTDNNGEGDACAVDIDGDGIMNERDNCPYVYNVDQKDTDLDGVGDMCDNCPLEHNPDQVDSDDDRVGDKCDSNQDIDEDGHQNNLDNCPYIPNANQADHDKDGKGDACDHDDDNDGIPDDKDNCRLAFNPDQLDSDGNGRGDACKDDFDQDNVPDIYDVCPENFDISETDFRKFQMVPLDPKGTSQIDPNWVVRHQGKELVQTVNCDPGIAVGYHEFNSVDFSGTFFINTERDDDYAGFVFGYQSSSRFYVVMWKQITQTYWSNKPTKAQGYSGLSIKVVNSTTGPGEHLRNALWHTGNTPGQVRTLWHDPKNVGWKDFTAYRWHLIHRPRTGLIRVVMYEGKKIMADSGSIYDKTYAGGRLGLFVFSQEMVYFSDLKYECRDV; this comes from the exons ATGAAGCTGACAGGGATATTTTTGCTCTTGATGCTTTGGACCTGCGAGAGTGCGCGAGTCGCAG AGTCTCGAGATGACAATAGCGTGTATGACTTGTTCGAGCTCGTCCAAGTCCCCAAGAAGAATCACGGAGTGACCCTGGTGAAAGGAGACGACCCGTACAGCCCCGCCTACAAGATCCTAAACCCGGACCTGATCCCCCCTGTCCCCGATAGCGCCTTTAGGGACCTGATCGATTCCATCCACGCCGAGAGGGgattcctcctcctgctcaaCTTTAAGCAGTCCAGGCGAACCAGAGGTAGCCTCCTTACCGTGGAGAAGCAGGACGGCTCCGGACCTGTGTTTGAGATCGTGTCCAACGGCAAGGCGAACACCTTGGACATAGTTTTCTCCACCGAGAATAAGCAACAGGTGGTTTCCGTCGAGGATGTGGATCTGGCTACAGGGCACTGGAAGAATATCACGCTGTTTGTGCAGGAGGACCGCGCGCAGCTGTATGCGGGATGCGAGGAGGTGAATACCGCCGAGCTTGATGCGCCCATCCAGAGCATCCTGACTCCGGAGACGCCTGCCAGCGCACGCCTGAGGATCGGCAAGGGAGCAGTAAAGGACAGGTTCATG GGGGTCCTCCAAAACGTGCGGTTTGTGTTTGGAACCACTCTGGATGCCATCCTGCGCAACAAAGGATGCCAAAACA CCATCACGACTGAAAGCATGATCCTGGAGAACCTGAACGGCTCCTCAGCTATTAGAACAGAGTACACCGGACACAAGACGAAAG ACCTGCAGATGGTCTGTGGCTTCTCCTGTGACGACCTGGTCAGCATGTTTAAGGAGCTGAAGACCCTTGGTGTCGTGGTCAAGGACCTGGCTGTCAAACTCCGCCAGCTG ACGGACGAGAACAAGCTAATCAACAACAGAATTGGCATTCACAGCGGCGTCTGCATCCACAACGGCATCGTGcacaagaacagagaggagtggACCATCGACGACTGCACCAAGTGCACTTGTCAG AACTCTGCTACCGTGTGCCGAAAGATTTCCTGCCCTCTGATGTCCTGCTCTAACGCCACTGTTCCTGATGGAGAGTGCTGTCCAACCTGTGGAACAT TGAGCGACTCTGCAGAGGGCGGCTGGTCGCTTTGGTCTGAATGGACCCATTGTTCCGTGTCATGTGGGCGGGGCATCCAGCAGCGTGGGCGCTCTTGCGATCGTATCAATAACAACTGTGAGGGTACCTCTGTGCAGACCCGAGACTGCTACCTCCAGGAGTGTGACAAACGCT TCAAGCAAGACGGCAACTGGAGCCACTGGTCACCCTGGTCATCCTGCTCCGTCACCTGTGGTGCTGGTGTCATCACCCGTATCCGCCTTTGCAACTCCCCCACCCCTCAATTTGGCGGCAAGGAGTGTGTGGGAGAGGGCCGCCAAACCGAGAAGTGTCAGAAGTCTCCATGTCCGA TCAATGGCAACTGGGGACCCTGGTCACCATGGGACAGCTGCAGTCTTACCTGTGGAGGTGGTGCCCAGATCCGTAAACGCCTATGCAATGACCCTGCCCCCAAATACGATGGAAAAGAGTGTATTGGTGATGCCAAAGAGAGCCAGGCGTGCAACAAGGAAACCTGCCCAATTG ATGGATGTCTCTCAAACCCTTGCTTTGCTGGAGCCAAGTGCACCAGTTTCCCTGATGGTTCTTGGAAGTGTGGAAAGTGCCCAGCTGGCTACACGGGCAATGGTATCAAATGTAAAGATGTTGATGAG TGTAAGGAGGTTCCGAATGCTTGCTTTGAGTTTAACGGCGTTCACCGCTGTGAGAACACAAATCCCGGCTACAACTGTCTGCCCTGCCCTCCTCGCTACTCAGGACCCCAGCCGTTTGGTAGAGGCGTGGAGCAGGCTGCTGCTAATAAACAG GTGTGCACACCCCGTAATCCCTGCCTGGACGGAAGCCATGACTGCAACAAAAACGCCCGCTGTAACTACCTTGGACACTTTGCCGATCCAATGTACCGCTGCGAGTGCAAGCCAGGTTATGCTGGCAACGGCCATATCTGTGGAGAGGACACCGATCTGGATGGGTGGCCCAACGCTGACTTGGTTTGTGTGGAAAATGCCACCTACCACTGCAAAAAG GACAACTGTCCAAACCTCCCCAACTCCGGACAAGAAGATTATGACAAGGATGGCATTGGAGATGCTTGTGACAGCGATGATGACAACGATGGCATTCCTGACGACAGG GACAACTGCCCATTCGTGTTCAACCCTCGGCAGTATGACTATGACCGGGATGATGTGGGTGACCGCTGTGACAACTGCCCCTACAATAGTAACCCAGACCAGACGGACACTGACAACAATGGAGAGGGAGATGCCTGCGCTGTGGACATTGATGGAGATG GCATAATGAATGAGAGGGACAACTGCCCCTATGTGTACAATGTTGACCAGAAAGACACAGATCTGGATGGAGTGGGAGACATGTGTGACAACTGCCCACTGGAACATAATCCTGATCAG GTTGATTCAGATGACGACCGTGTGGGTGACAAGTGTGATAGCAACCAGGATATTGATGAGGACGGACACCAGAACAACCTGGACAACTGCCCGTACATCCCCAATGCTAACCAGGCAGATCATGACAAGGATGGCAAGGGAGACGCTTGTGACCATGATGACGACAACGATGGCATCCCCGACGACAAGGACAACTGCAGACTGGCCTTCAACCCTGACCAACTGGACTCTGATG GTAATGGTCGTGGAGATGCTTGCAAAGATGACTTTGATCAAGACAATGTTCCTGACATCTATGACGTGTGCCCTGAGAACTTTGACATTAGCGAGACTGACTTCCGCAAGTTCCAGATGGTTCCTCTGGACCCCAAAGGCACCTCTCAGATTGACCCTAACTGGGTTGTCAGGCATCAGGGCAAGGAGCTTGTGCAGACTGTCAACTGTGACCCTGGCATCGCTGTCG GTTACCACGAGTTCAATTCTGTCGACTTCAGTGGAACTTTCTTCATCAACACAGAGAGGGATGATGATTACGCTGGTTTTGTTTTCGGCTACCAGTCCAGTTCCAGGTTCTATGTAGTGATGTGGAAGCAGATTACGCAGACGTACTGGTCTAATAAACCCACCAAGGCTCAAGGATACTCTGGTCTGTCCATTAAAGTGGTCAACTCCACCACTGGTCCAGGAGAGCACCTAAGGAATGCCCTCTGGCACACAGGGAATACTCCAGGACAG GTCCGCACTCTTTGGCATGACCCTAAGAATGTTGGATGGAAAGACTTCACCGCATACAGATGGCATCTGATCCACAGACCGAGAACAGGACTCATAAG AGTGGTGATGTATGAGGGCAAGAAGATCATGGCAGATTCTGGTAGCATATATGACAAGACATACGCAGGTGGCAGGCTAGGTCTTTTTGTCTTCTCACAAGAGATGGTATACTTCTCGGACCTCAAGTATGAATGCAGAG ATGTCTAA